The following proteins are encoded in a genomic region of Lutra lutra chromosome 16, mLutLut1.2, whole genome shotgun sequence:
- the ARL4D gene encoding ADP-ribosylation factor-like protein 4D, with product MGNHLTEMAPTAASFLPHFQALHVVVIGLDSAGKTSLLYRLKFKEFVQSVPTKGFNTEKIRVPLGGSRGITFQVWDVGGQEKLRPLWRSYTRRTDGLVFVVDAAEAERLEEAKVELHRISRASDNQGVPVLVLANKQDQPGALSAAEVEKRLAVRELAAATLTHVQGCSAVDGLGLQPGLERLYEMILKRKKAARVGKKRR from the coding sequence ATGGGGAACCACTTGACCGAGATGGCGCCCACTGCCGCCTCTTTCTTGCCCCACTTCCAGGCCCTGCATGTCGTGGTCATTGGACTGGACTCTGCTGGAAAGACCTCGCTCCTCTACCGGCTCAAGTTCAAGGAGTTTGTCCAGAGCGTCCCCACCAAAGGCTTTAACACAGAGAAGATCCGGGTGCCCCTGGGAGGGTCCCGTGGCATCACCTTCCAAGTGTGGGATGTCGGGGGCCAAGAGAAGCTGCGACCCCTGTGGCGCTCCTACACGCGGCGGACAGACGGGTTGGTGTTTGTGGTGGATGCTGCCGAGGCTGAGCGCCTGGAGGAGGCCAAGGTGGAGCTCCACCGAATCAGTCGGGCTTCGGACAACCAGGGTGTGCCTGTGCTGGTGCTGGCCAACAAGCAGGATCAGCCTGGGGCACTGAGCGCCGCAGAGGTTGAGAAGAGGCTGGCCGTCCGAGAGCTTGCAGCGGCCACACTCACCCATGTGCAGGGCTGCAGCGCTGTGGATGGGCTGGGCCTGCAGCCAGGCCTGGAGCGCCTGTACGAGATGATCCTCAAGAGGAAGAAGGCAGCCCGGGTAGGCAAGAAGAGACGGTGA